The segment TGCTTGGCCGAACCCAGCCAATAGACTGAATCTGGACCGCTCTCGTCGCGGATGGCGGACATCTTGTCGCCGATCTCGTTGATCGCCTGCTCCCACGAGATGCGGACCCATTCGCCGCCCTCTTTCTTCATCGGGTATTTCAGGCGGCGTTCACCATGTGCGTGCTCGCGGACCGCAGCGCCTTTGGCGCAGTGCGCGCCAAGGTTAAAGGGGCTGTCCCAACCGGGCTCTTGGCCGATCCAGACGCCATTGGACACTTCGGCAATTACGGTGCAGCCGACGGAGCAATGGGTGCAGACGGATTTAATGGTTTGGACCGCGCCAGTCACGGCCTGCTGCGCCGTTGCCTGCGTTACCGATCCTGCGGTGGCGGCAATCGCGGCCAGCCCGCCGATAGCAAGGCCAGAGCCCCGAAGGAAGGCGCGCCGATCAACCGAACTTCCTGCGATCTCGGTCAAAATGCCGGTGCGCTGGGACCGTCGTGCCACCCCGTTGGTCTTTTTTCTTAGCATGTTACCCTCCCTTGGTTCCCGATTGGTGCCTGGGTTTATCTATGTGCCGACCAAATCCACGTGCGTAGAAGGGTCGGTGTGTTGTTTGACCGGATCAGAACCGGGCGCTGTCAAAGTAAGCGCGGGTGTGCGCCGTATCCTGCATTTTCCCGTCGGTCTTGGCCGGGGCCGCTTCAGCGGTCTGACCGCTGGTCGCAACGGCCACAATCGCCGCAGGACCCGCTGTGCCGGCGAGCTTCAGAAAATCGCGTCGGCTGCTGGCCGTTTCGTCTTTCTTGGTCATCTTGGGTCTCCCTGTTGTTCGTGATCCGGCCGTGCGACCGGTTTCGATTTTGATGGACGCCTGCCCGCCATGTTATTCGGGGGCAAGGCGAAACGCCTCGCGCTCGATATCCATAAACGCGCGTCCGACTGATCCGACGGCACTATAAAGTATGGCTGTCTTGGCCTTCTCCAGATCGGCAAAGAAATGCCCGGCCCAAGGTGCCACGTGGCGGTTAAAGAACACCTGCTGGTCGGCCAATGGTGCGGGCGTGGCAAACCGGCCAACGATCAGTCCGGCCATCACCTCCATCAGGGTGGCGATGTTGTCCTCGGGCTCATAGACATTGGGCGCGCGAATGATCCGACGCGCGGACAAGTCATTTCGCAGGACCGACAGCGGCTTTTCGTTTAGAAAACCGGTGAGGTAATAGCTGGCATACGGCAGCAGTTCGCCCCGCCCCAAACCGATAAACAGCGCGTTGAACTCCGAACGCACACCCTTTGGTTTGGCGCTTTGGGCGCAGCCCGCCAGACGGGCGATCGCGCTGCCCAGCGGAGTGTCATCGCCGGTCAATCCTGCGGTCTGGACCAGCAGCATCTCGTCCGGCGGCGCGGCCAGCATCAGCCCAAGATAATTGTAAAGATCGGCGCGCAGCCGGTCCTCGGGGGATACGTCCGTGGTGCGGGCAGCGGCGCTGCTCATCCTGTCTCCGTTCCGAATCTAAAGCGCATGCGGCGCGGTTGCGCAGCAAACTCTTGTTGTGGTTCAATTTTCTCACCAATTACCGGTTCGGACATTGCGACTTTAGTCGTAGATGCAGGCGCGGCAATGGGGGTTTCCTGCGTGTGATCCTGTATGACTGCATTATTTACGAATTCGTCGGAAATATCCGTAATTTCTGCAGTTTCAGCGGAAATTTTCTCATCCTCTTTGTCTACATTGGCCTGCGCGCTTTCACGGGCCAGGGTTTCGATATGGTGGAGCATGCCCTTTCCCACCCGATAGGCGGTTGCGACTCCGGGGGCGTCTGTGGCGGCATTGGTAAAGTCGCCATCGTAGTCATTGAGCCCGTCCAGACAGGCCAGCACAGGGTTGGTGCGCCAGAATCGCCGCAGCGCCCGGCGTCGCAGCCGTTCCGGCACCTCCTTTTTCAGAAACGCGGTGAGGTCATCACCCAGTTTTAATGATTCGGGGTCGGGCAGGTTCAGCTCTGCCAGCAACTCGGCATCGCTCTTGTCGGCGGCTGCGGTCTCTCGGCGGCTTGTCTCGGCCTGTTCAAGGCTCTCGGCCTCTTTGGCGGATTGGGCGGCCGCTTCTGTTGCCACCCGCGCGCGTCTTCGGGACCAGAAATCGGCTGACTCAGTCATGACCCCTCTGCCTTTCTGGCGGTGCCCGGTGCGCGGTAGACATCCGTCGCCTGCTGAATCCGAGCGTCGCCGATACCGTTCTCGACGGTGTCATCCATATGCTTGCGCCGCTTGCGCTTGATGAACTGTTCTTCAACGTAGTGCGCGTCGACCCATGCGGCAACCCATGCGATCAACCCCTCGGACATCGGCAGTTTTTCGACAATCTCTTCGCCGCTTTCAGCATACATCTGGCCCTCGTGTGGCGAGGCAGTCACCAGATGGATCCGGTAGGGATACTCTCCACCCTCGGTGGCCCGAAGGACGACATAGAGGCAAGGCGCCGCCTCGGAGAGGGTGATTTTGTAGGCCTCGGCCTCACCACGGTAAAGGGTTAGGGGCATTGTGCCTGCATGATACTCGACCGCGTCGCCATCGGTGCGCAAGACCTTCCAATGCGCCGGTCCTGCGCCGGGCAACAGTGCCACCGGGGTCCATGCCCATTTGGCCCACCGGGTCACCCCCGGCAACCGCCGGATGACTACGCCCATGCCCATGCTGATGCTCTTGCGGTTGTGCAGATCCACGGAAACTCCCAGAGTGTGTGAGGCTTCCAGTATCGCCCGGTCCTTGTTTATGGCAAGCGCCTTCGCTATGCCAAGGGTCAGATTTTACAAAAATTTGTCCGGGGCCAAGGTCGCCAGAGTGCGGGTCAGAGTGCGTCGGCAAGGGGGAGCATCATGGGTAAAACGCTGTTGCTGTGTGATTGTCTGGGTAGCCAGACGGTTGACGCGGACGCCATTGCTGCTGCCACCGGGATGACCTGTTCGCGGGTTCACACGGGATTGTGCCAGCACCAGACCGACATTGCGGCCCGCGCGCTGGCGACGGGTGACGTGATCGTTGCCTGCCAACAGGAGAGCGCGCATTTCGAGGCGCTGGCCGAAGAACTGGACGTCGATGTCCCCGGTTTTGTCGACCTGCGGGACCGCGCGGGCTGGAGCGACGAGGGCGCGCAGGCCGCACCCAAGATGGCGGCGCTGGCTGCCGAGGCGGCGCTGGTGCTGCCCGAACCGCGCGTGCTGGATGTGGTGTCCGAGGGCGTGTGTC is part of the Puniceibacterium sp. IMCC21224 genome and harbors:
- a CDS encoding twin-arginine translocation signal domain-containing protein is translated as MTKKDETASSRRDFLKLAGTAGPAAIVAVATSGQTAEAAPAKTDGKMQDTAHTRAYFDSARF
- a CDS encoding DUF3305 domain-containing protein, with protein sequence MDLHNRKSISMGMGVVIRRLPGVTRWAKWAWTPVALLPGAGPAHWKVLRTDGDAVEYHAGTMPLTLYRGEAEAYKITLSEAAPCLYVVLRATEGGEYPYRIHLVTASPHEGQMYAESGEEIVEKLPMSEGLIAWVAAWVDAHYVEEQFIKRKRRKHMDDTVENGIGDARIQQATDVYRAPGTARKAEGS
- a CDS encoding molecular chaperone, which encodes MSSAAARTTDVSPEDRLRADLYNYLGLMLAAPPDEMLLVQTAGLTGDDTPLGSAIARLAGCAQSAKPKGVRSEFNALFIGLGRGELLPYASYYLTGFLNEKPLSVLRNDLSARRIIRAPNVYEPEDNIATLMEVMAGLIVGRFATPAPLADQQVFFNRHVAPWAGHFFADLEKAKTAILYSAVGSVGRAFMDIEREAFRLAPE
- a CDS encoding DUF3306 domain-containing protein, producing the protein MATEAAAQSAKEAESLEQAETSRRETAAADKSDAELLAELNLPDPESLKLGDDLTAFLKKEVPERLRRRALRRFWRTNPVLACLDGLNDYDGDFTNAATDAPGVATAYRVGKGMLHHIETLARESAQANVDKEDEKISAETAEITDISDEFVNNAVIQDHTQETPIAAPASTTKVAMSEPVIGEKIEPQQEFAAQPRRMRFRFGTETG